A single region of the Cinclus cinclus chromosome 10, bCinCin1.1, whole genome shotgun sequence genome encodes:
- the LOC134047819 gene encoding G-protein coupled receptor 55-like: MNDTHGKGNISATVELFQLIMYTPTFILGLLFNIMALSFLFFKVKKLSESTVYMIALIFLDTLLLFTLPFKIISYHLQDKWNLGSVFCSTLESLYFVNMYGSILISLCICVDRYIAIQYPFMALTLRSIKKAAMACALICLGTSVGTVSTFQLHGKGHNISSCFHNFSKSTWENTGLFSTLEIIFFGSMAAMTFCTAQTIRCLRRHRNPDNPQTHSTRAERIVVTNLVAFLVCFTPYHVVYLMYFLVKNNIIHISFQQVLRDTVQVTLCWANLNCCLDGVCYYFVLKESLEDPLQNSEKRAMQKP, encoded by the coding sequence ATGAATGACACCCATGGCAAGGGCAATATCAGTGCTACTGTGGAACTGTTCCAGCTCATCATGTACACTCCCACTTTTATCCTGGGATTACTGTTCAACATAATGGCTCTGTCCTTCCTGTTTTTTAAGGTTAAAAAGCTGTCAGAATCTACAGTCTACATGATAGCCCTTATATTCCTGGATACTTTGCTGCTGTTTACTCTTCCTTTCAAAATCATTTCTTACCACCTTCAGGACAAATGGAACCTGGGGTCTGTGTTTTGCTCCACCTTGGAGAGTCTTTACTTTGTGAACATGTACGGCAGCATCCTCATCTCCCTGTGCATCTGTGTGGATCGGTACATCGCCATCCAGTACCCTTTCATGGCCCTCACCCTCAGGTCCATCAAGAAAGCTGCCATGGCCTGTGCTCTCATCTGCCTGGGCACTTCCGTGGGGACAGTCTCTACATTCCAACTGCATGGAAAGGGCCACAACATCTCGTCCTGCTTCCATAACTTCTCCAAGAGCACGTGGGAGAACACAGGCCTGTTCAGCACCTTGGAGATCATCTTCTTCGGCAGCATGGCAGCCATGACTTTCTGCACTGCCCAAACTATCCGGTGCCTGAGAAGGCACAGAAACCCAGACAAcccccaaacacacagcaccagagcagagaggaTTGTCGTGACAAACCTGGTCGCCTTTTTGGTGTGTTTCACACCTTACCACGTGGTATACTTAATGTATTTTTTGGTGAAGAACAACATCATCCATATCAGTTTTCAACAAGTGCTACGAGACACTGTTCAGGTCACCCTTTGCTGGGCAAACCTGAACTGCTGTCTTGATGGAGTGtgttattattttgttttaaaggagTCCTTGGAAGACCCATtacaaaacagtgaaaaaagagCCATGCAAAAGCCTTGA
- the ITM2C gene encoding integral membrane protein 2C isoform X3, giving the protein MGLLVLLLGLVFASMYVYRYFFITQLPRESVFHCGVLYEDSLYSPFKGQLELHEDVKIYIEENYEQINVPVPQFGGSDPADIIHDFQRGLTAYHDITLDKCYVIELNTTIVMPPRNLWELLVNVKKGTYLPQTYIIQEEMIATEHVSDMEQLGSFIYRLCSGKETYRLRRRGARRRISRREAGNCHRIRHFENTFVVETVICQKS; this is encoded by the exons ATGGgcctccttgtgctgctgctggggctggtcTTTGCATCAATGTACGTGTACAGGTACTTCTTCATCACCCAG CTGCCCCGTGAGAGCGTGTTCCACTGCGGTGTCCTGTATGAAGACTCGCTGTACTCGCCCTTCaaagggcagctggagctgcacgAAGATGTCAAGATCTACATTGAAGAGAACTACGAGCAAATTAATGTCCCAGTGCCCCAGTTTGGAGGGAGCGACCCTGCAGACATCATCCATGATTTCCAGCGA ggtctgacagcatATCATGACATAACGCTGGATAAGTGCTACGTCATTGAGCTCAACACCACCATCGTGATGCCTCCCCGCAacctgtgggagctgctggtcaACGTGAAG AAGGGGACATACCTGCCTCAGACCTACATCATCCAGGAGGAGATGATCGCCACGGAGCACGTCAGTGACATGGAGCAGCTGGGCTCCTTCATCTACCGCCTGTGCAGCGGCAAGGAGACCTACCGGCTGCGGCGGCGCGGCGCCCGCCGAC GTATCAGTCGACGTGAGGCTGGAAACTGTCATCGTATTCGTCACTTTGAAAACACTTTTGTGGTCGAAACTGTTATTTGCCAAAAGTCATGA